In Neodiprion pinetum isolate iyNeoPine1 chromosome 6, iyNeoPine1.2, whole genome shotgun sequence, one genomic interval encodes:
- the LOC138191191 gene encoding uncharacterized protein: MVNMEKGVDCKSIAHRLMIDMEKGQNKYGKLMEPEERHASASKKKDLEFEELVAFERKLVKYLKYFFAVALIFIIMTMGYLLWSNYHAKTSALVESARAPTSDVLKNVLETETITQPEEDASHGETPFDNSQLFFRSDPFSFFNRFDKHYDNSQIQLKITIVRDEITGPVATENGSGQTEVQNSISDDDTRKMSDGIFRSIIFSLRPMGNGIDDARFAIIPDDMPDFASFEFNPPKVEKEETLD, from the exons ATGGTGAACATGGAAAAAGGTGTGGATTGTAAATCCATTGCGCATCGATTGATGATCGATATGGAGAAGGGTCAAAACAAATACG GAAAGCTGATGGAACCCGAGGAGCGACACGCGTCGGCGTCGAAGAAGAAAGACTTGGAGTTCGAAGAGCTGGTGGCGTTCGAAAGGAAGTTGGTGAAATATCTCAAGTACTTCTTCGCCGTTGCCCTGATCTTCATAATCATGACAATGGGATATTTGCTATGGTCAAATTATCACGCCAAGACGTCGGCACTCGTCGAATCGGCGCGGGCGCCAACCTCGGACGTGTTGAAGAATGTTTTGGAAACCGAGACAATTACGCAGCCGGAAGAAGACGCGTCTCACGGAGAGACGCCGTTTGACAATTCGCAATTATTTTTCCGTTCCGAtccgttttcgtttttcaatcgATTCGATAAACATTACGATAACTCCCagattcaattgaaaataacaatcGTACGTGACGAGATCACCGGACCAGTTGCCACGGAAAATGGAAGTGGACAGACGGAAGTTCAGAATTCCATATCAGACGATGATACTCGTAAAATGAGCGATGGGATTTTCCGctctattattttttctctaagACCTATGGGAAACGGGATCGATGATGCTCGTTTCGCGATTATTCCGGATGACATGCCCGATTTCGCATCGTTTGAATTCAACCCGCCAAAAGTCGAAAAGGAAGAAACCTTGGATTAA
- the LOC124222414 gene encoding uncharacterized protein, with protein MEPSQKSSDNLLVLEDGLAWQKKSKDQQFVSVSSYESRVSKCLTFSFILLTIALVGIVAYELQQAIRTEYLITDAEIRAMEISEENIENVSVSRKDSDFLIPSSEPTTTSFSDETNQDAKNSQSSEERKEEQIFEETGVKTSGDWVDETSDSLKLLEEALRNLNLYQEESFERLLEKIESIDRKTEIENPNSLPIWDKIASPIDPSVVGQIPEEDRSTAVSADAGIENPTEKPDKFRLPTTDDWMKLFLDMSNQKHEEIDDDDGIDTVLEEDSFDDYAYEDSYEDYNDYYSMEEFESAKGTIEEPRVTPETMEAKKEVTEPLNQESDSICVACFDTWDERDNLEDFVLSDTKPPVTVATGPVGLDQEDSTDENPNEPTGSENTVQTTDGGGDPPKGNNLQNLWEIRNDDAKNYFSDNRFRSDLMQSFLETASSNKDEEIIKALREMFGPEQNAWDDYGSYDRFSDYPMVKRSISTSPVNGRLDESHSSPEKSARLMGEMRKAIDEETSALHDLVSVASGPVKPVLEAELDDFYKRMEAVSAHIDRLHERYLRLNEVTDDYVSKEFPASEEANDYGYRY; from the exons ATGGAGCCGAGTCAGAAAAGTTCTG ACAACTTATTGGTCCTTGAGGACGGGTTAGCATGGCAGAAGAAATCGAAGGATCAGCAATTCGTCTCGGTTTCAAGCTATGAGTCGAGGGTGTCGAAATGCTTGACGTTCTCTTTCATCCTCCTCACTATCGCGCTCGTTGGGATTGTGGCCTATGAACTTCAGCAGGCGATTCGAACCGAGTACTTGATAACCGACGCCGAAATCCGGGCGATGGAAATATCTGAggagaatattgaaaatgtatCAGTTTCAAGGAAGGACTCGGATTTTCTCATTCCAAGCTCTGAGCCTACAACCACGTCTTTTTCCGATGAAACTAATCAGGACgcgaaaaattctcaatcGAGCGAAGAGAGGAAAGAGGAACAGATTTTCGAAGAAACCGGTGTGAAGACATCCGGCGATTGGGTCGACGAAACGTCCGACTCCTTGAAACTGCTTGAGGAAGCACTGAGAAATCTGAATTTATACCAGGAGGAGAGTTTCGAACGGCTGCTCGAGAAAATCGAATCGATTGATAGAAAAACGGAAATAGAGAATCCTAATTCCTTACCCATATGGGACAAAATCGCTTCGCCAATAGACCCGAGCGTGGTGGGTCAGATTCCCGAAGAAGACAGAAGCACCGCCGTCTCGGCTGATGCGGGGATTGAGAATCCCACCGAAAAACCCGACAAATTTCGATTACCAACGACGGACGACTGGATGAAATTGTTTCTGGACATGTCGAACCAAAAGCACGAGGAAATCGATGACGACGACGGAATAGATACAGTGTTAGAGGAGGACAGCTTCGACGATTATGCGTACGAAGACTCCTACGAAGACTACAACGATTATTACTCGATGGAAGAGTTCGAAAGTGCAAAAGGGACCATTGAGGAGCCGAGGGTGACACCGGAAACCATGGAAGCGAAAAAAGAAGTTACGGAGCCTCTAAATCAGGAATCGGATTCGATCTGTGTAGCCTGCTTTGACACGTGGGACGAACGCGACAACTTGGAAGATTTTGTTCTCTCTGATACGAAACCACCAGTCACCGTTGCGACAGGTCCCGTTGGACTTGACCAGGAAGATTCTACCGATGAGAATCCGAATGAGCCAACCGGATCCGAGAATACTGTTCAAACAACCGACGGGGGAGGTGATCCTCCAAAAGGTAATAATCTCCAAAACCTGTGGGAAATACGGAACGATGATGCTAAGAACTACTTTAGCGACAATCGGTTTCGCTCCGATCTTATGCAATCCTTTTTGGAAACCG CATCATCCAACAAAGATGAAGAAATCATCAAAGCGCTCCGCGAGATGTTTGGACCGGAACAGAACGCATGGGACGATTACGGCTCTTACGACAGATTTTCCGATTACCCAATGGTGAAACGCTCCATTTCCACTTCACCGGTAAACG GGAGACTAGACGAGTCGCATTCGTCACCGGAAAAGTCAGCCAGGCTGATGGGTGAAATGCGGAAAGCGATTGACGAGGAGACCAGCGCACTCCACGACCTTGTCTCCGTGGCCTCTGGGCCGGTGAAACCCGTCCTCGAAGCAGAATTAGACGACTTTTACAAACGGATGGAAGCCGTCTCGGCTCACATCGATCGGTTGCACGAACGGTATCTCAGACTTAACGAAGTGACCGACGACTACGTGTCGAAGGAGTTTCCTGCGTCCGAGGAAGCCAACGACTACGGTTATAGATACTGA